The following nucleotide sequence is from Dunckerocampus dactyliophorus isolate RoL2022-P2 chromosome 7, RoL_Ddac_1.1, whole genome shotgun sequence.
ACGgctatattttttgctttttcctttggctttttgtgtcacACTGATTCCCATCAGCTGGACCAGACTTATGGACAAAATTGTAATAAGTGCACCTCTCAAATCAgcaagtaaagaaaaaaaagtgcttaTTTTTGAGGCTTTTTGTCATATTTGACTGTTCAAAACAGGTGGCAGCCCCAACAAACGGTATCATAAGACGAACAACGTCGACGCACCAGTTGAAAtggagtgttttgttgtttttacaatgCACTGTTTACACTGGTTAGAGTcaagaatttaaaaaagtgaCATGCATGAGAGGCGTCTCTGCAGTGGGACTCATCATTTTGTCATCCATCACTGATGTTGATAGTTCATTTCTAAAATTAAATTTCTAAAATTaaatttcattatttcattaatttgtaTTAAGTTTTAATTAAACTTTGacttaattcatttattactattatttgttatcaataaaataattataattaatatatattatactgtataaaaataatatttattaaaaaaaaatatagtattGCACAAGTGAGGGACACCTTTGTCATAGCATCATTAAAGTTAACATACAttaaagtgttttattgttttcatgttgGGCGTCTTTTTACGCTTAACTCAGTGGTTAACTCATTTCTACACTTGCAGAACgttaaaatgttactaaaaAGATTGCCAGCATAGTTAATACGGCTTTTATAAGAGGCTCTTTTACCCAGGAAAAGATTCTTTCTATATCCATTAGCTCCTACATGCAAATGTGATCCAAATTTAAAAATCAGATGTACGAAACAAAGCAAGTATTTCCCTGGTAAGTCATGGAAATAATAAACTGTTGACTCTTTGGTGTAAAATGGCAAAACAGATGTACTTATTTCcccaatttatttttaaaaaaagagctaaaaacacacacacacacacacacacacacccacacacacacacacacacacaacgtaccacattttttttcccttaagtACACATCATTGATCAGCCTCAGTAAAATCACAACCCAAAATACACATTATATTTCTTGCTTGCATATTCATTTGCTAGTAGATAGCTACAGAAAGCCTATAGGACAAGGAGCGGTGTCTCTTTTTGAAATAGAATACAAGGAAGCCGCTGACTAAATTCTAATGTAAGCCACTTGGAAGTCATTGTGTGTTACATTAGAAGGCATATCTTGTTTTTTCATCAACCAGACGGCCCCCTATAGAATGTTTAACTGTGAAGAAAACAGCTTCACAGAGCAAAGCAAGGCACCAGTCTGATCACGTGTTCTGTACATTTGCATCATGGATACAACTGGACCAGAGAGACGGAGTAGGACCTCTAATACTTTTCTTGGATCGAGATCATCTTCTTTAAATGTATTGCATATGTTCTGATCATAAAGCTGAACAGCATTCAGAGTTTTTTGCACTTGAACTCCCAAAGCTTGTTTGTAAAATTCAGTCTTGCTCAGTCTCTCTCCCCGTATCACCTCAAAGCACTggacatatttgttttttttgggaaaaacaatgacaaaaagttCCATTTCGGCAAAGTGTAGTAGCGATCAAAAGCTTAGGCGCACTTTCTCATGTTATTTCACGGGTCTGAACCTTTGACTGGTAGTAAACCAAATGAAAGGCATGAAAACCACGCAAGTCCACTTTTATTACAACTCGTTTAACATAATATGTGTACAACCAAAGAAAACGCTCTCTACCAAAGATGAGCAAAGCTACATTTCTGTCTTACTTGTGGTATCTTTTTAGGAAATATTTTTGCTGCAGTAATAATTGACTTCAAACAGCCGCTAGTAGCCTGTGATTGTTTTCCACTCCTGGACCGCAGCACACAAAAAGGGTGACCGTTTGTCAAAGCCCCTACTGTCTTATCTATTTTTCAGACAACGGCGCCACATGGTGGCACACTAAGTGGGATTGACTTGAATGATGTCTATAAAACACCTACTGTAACGTTAGGGTGTTGAGACGAATCGCCACGAAATTTGGAACACtggacacgtgtgtgtgtgtaaaatttgagcaagattggttgaaaaacatggccgccttcAAGCAAAATCGACAGGGGCGTTACTTGGCAGCCCGTGTAATTGTCCGAAAGTCACTGATCACTTGTCTATTgatgataaaactttgaggatatctgtattacatgtatgctagcatttattacaacgcattttgaccaccacCCAAAGCGGCCGCCACAAATAGTGGCACCAAAAATGTACTCATTTCATACTGATGACTACTGATAGTCTAGAAGGGACTTATTGTTGGTATACCACTAAAATAAGTTCATTTAATCAAAACAAGCATGGtgattttgcttttttgttgtttttactacTTTTACTGGGCATAATAATCATGAAGTGTGTGATTACTTGTGTATTGGCGCCAGGGAGTGCACCACGTGGCTCCAACCAgcggaggcgctgttgattcagtctcaaaaGTTGGCTGGCTGCGGAAAAACAGAACGTGGGGTTTGCTCCTAAATGACACAGACGTGGAAGCGGGAGTTCTGAACATTCAGAGAAAAATGAACACTCAATTAATCAACTAATATCGGTATTGTTTAGACCAGTCAAGTACTCATCCCGAATTTGGCCATTTtgtagttgtagtttgcagAGGAGGAAGGAGCAGGCACGGCGTAtctaacaataacaacaataaaaacaataataataacaaagctTAATTAATGAGGTTTTGGTCCTGCATGCACGGCCATGGTTTAAGAGATTATATTGTCATACATGCATTTGCTGTGTAAAAATAAAGGACTAGTGAACTGTTTCTAAGGCCACTTTTAAGATGATCTTATCACCCATGTCAACTAGCGCAGCACTGGGTCCCCTCCAGTGTATCTGTATGTCTTTTGAGTTTGTCCTTATTTGGTAATCACCTACTCTCACATGTTCCACATTTATTCTAACAATCTAAATCTCACCACAATCAtctctgctgctgctcagtCGCTCGCGTCACGTTCTATGTTAGCCTTCATCTCTCATTGGGGGCCCAGTGTTCCAGGAGGCCGCTATActggaggggggtggggggtaacccaaaaataggaataaataacagtaaatacaaacaataaGTCTCCATTATTAACAGCTTTTTTCTGCAACTATTTATAAATGTTTTCCAAGTGATCTCATtattacaataattaaaaaaaaccttgtaaCACACATATGCACGGTAGCCCTCAAAAACTATTGAAGAATAGAGTAAAAGTGTgtgttttaacaacaaaaaaaagtgcatttctgttgtactttggcATAGAAATAACAGCAGGAAGTTAATAGTTTTACATTGGCTTCCCAAGGCAAACTTTTCATGTACTTTTTGGCAATAATGTTGTGCACATGTGTCTTACAACAACTACATCTTATGAAGGCAGCATGTCTTGCAGagtattgcttttttttggcaCCTCTCtgcaagaaaaaacaacatcccactcgctttttttcttctttgtaaTCCTTTCTCTAACAAGcatacgcgcacacacacacaaacacacgcgcacacacacacacacacacgcgcatccCACGTTCCATCAGTGAACCACTGCACTGGCCGCAAAAACGATTTTCCTCTACAGCGTGTTCTTTTGACGGGTGAGCTTGAGGAAGTTCCTGGAAAGCACTCCAAACCAGCACCTTTAAAAGTTTAAATCAGAGAACAGGAAAAGACTGTAAAGTGaaatgtcaataataataataatgatgtcaaTAATAGTAATCAAAATGCTTCTAGAAGTTAGTGCTACCCAACTTTGCTCCAACACCACCtagaaaatgttttaatgtgttCTCACACTCCTCTAAAAAGTAAAACAGCGGAAATACTAAATTGGGACATCTCTGAGGCCCTACATGTTGGAACTTTCTGAAAAAAAGTCGCACAAAACTATGGACCTCAGTAGGAGTGTCTTGCGGCACCCCTACTTATTAGTATACATTTCATGATcacttgggattttttttcttccagttaTTCATCCTTACTATTATTATTCATCAAgacattaattacattttagaataaaatttaagaaaaaattaatttaacacAGCCCAAATCAGCATTtttcttaattaaaaaaagaaatgttctacttaataaagacaaacattatttttataattataaattattaaaaGAATATTTTGAATATTATAAAGGCTACAATTAATTAAAGAAGGCCAGGATCATAATTAAAGATTGTTCTGATTATCTTAAAGGTCATGATTAATTAAGCACAACCAGCAAAGGGGGATAAGGGCCacactgagaaaaaaaaagaataaatgttaGCAAGCTATAACACTAATAGTAACTATTTGCCTGTCatgtataacacaaagctgagatgtaggttgggttttttttgataaagaaaaggtaaaaaaaaaaaccccaaaaaaccccTACAATTGATCTGAAGTGGCCGACATGTTATGAAATATTCTATCTGACTGCTTGCCCTTACCAAGTGGCCAGCAGGTGGCATGATGGCGTCTCAGGCAAAGTTGCCGCCTTCCAGCGAGAACTTGGACAGGGCCTCCTGCAGCCTGTGGTGTTCCTCTTCTACGGTCTGCAACACATCAATAGTACCTTGAAAggctacaacacacacacacacacacagacatgacGCACCCTCTTATATCCTCTTTGTCTCCCCTTGACACTTTTCTTGACATCCCATGGCCAGACGCTGACATAATAGCCATTTTCAGACAATTTCACAAGGCAATCTTCAGCAGTAATAACagtagtgcgtgtgtgttaaaTGTTTTTCTGCTGTTATGTGTCCAAAGCCTGCTCCTTACTTAAGATATCTCCAGTCAGAAATCCTAAACGGTCACCTGACCCTACCTGGAGTCTCTTTATTTGCTCCTCCAGACTGAGGAGCCTCCGACACACTTCCGCCATCCTCTCGTGGGACAGCACCAGCCGGGCGCTCTCTGAGGTCAGACTGTCCTCGTCTGCCTTCACTCCGCCGCCTTCCTTCTCTTCCTCCAGGCCTTGCTCTGTGATCTGACCTTCTTCTGTGGACAGGAACAGTCCATTAGCTTGATTCTGACCAGTACTAGAAACCCATTCTAGGTCGCACTCACACTAGTTGTGTAgtaaaaatctgattttttgtAGCATCTCACTAAATAAAATCTATTAATTTTGTGTTTAAACACAactgtttttctttacttttctcaagctgctgctgtGCCTCCCCTAAAGTCTTCTAGCGCCTCCCAAAAGAATGCTTGCCTCGCACTTTCAAATCCCCTGATATCAATAACTCTGCCAGCCAATTATTAACAATAACTGCCAGCCTAGAACAAATATAATCTAACGAGAATATAGCCGcccctcgctatatcgtggttcgattatcactccaTCGCTATATTGAGGTttttcatggtagactatggtctatttaTAAGTCAGAACATATTGAAATGCtggtgatatgcagtattctggtcactgggtggcagtaatgacacaaaacattaagacgttacattaccttaacactgcatgaagtcagccatggcatgttcgacatgacagagtgaaaaaactTCTCCACCCATTCCGTGTGgaggtggtaagtttttggcttcttaagtttagaaaaaattaattcgaggttaactggttagctcgctagcggccgtctcgagtccctgcagcataagagttgagctATGTGTTGTAAAaatagagtgtaaaggtgactctaggcttgttatttcatgtctacagggctctaataatgttaaaaaccatatttagagagtcataaacaagttttctatgctctaagaaaatattcaatttattaacattgaatcctatatcacggaaaCCCATTTATCGtggtccggtctggaaccaattaaccactataaacgaagtaaagtcataaaaatacctcaataaagtcaaactattatgtaATTAAAGCCAAAATAGCACAATatctaatgttacaaaaaattgTTGCATGTACAGTAGTTTTTGCCGCTTGTGGTCACATAcagaagtgtgtgcgtgtgtatttatatttatacaaaATGAGCAAGATTTTACAGTAATACAAAAATCTAATTTTATTTAGGGGGGTATTTTTCCTCTAAATCATATTTCtcatgcatttacttaaaaacAAATCTCCACAAAATGTCActctttttaacaaaaatatgaGGACAGTgttgtaatatttaatttggAATAAGCCAGAAACCTTGGAAAGTGCTCAAGTAATTAAGTAATCATAATTTAAGTATTCATTTGTCTTCATTGTGGCCTttatatgatgggaataaccaGAAAGACACACAATCAGGGAAAAAATTCAGGCAAAttgtgttaataacaataaaataatatagtacagtacacatatactgtacaacataTAGTATGTAAAAACATTTGAGTGAAGCACAGTGTGACTACATTGATCATATTTTGAATACATTAAGTTCAGAGGACTTTCCAAAAACTGAAATGGCCACACCTGATTAGAAAAAGGTTGCCTACCACTAAATAAAACTCACATCATTCTGAAATAAAGCAAATACCTGTTGATTGACAGCTATCCATTTCTAGACTGGGCTCATCTCCGTTCTCATCATCTGGCTGAGAGTCCTCCGACAGACTGATGCTCCCGACCAGCAGCCTTTTCAGCACCGTGACTAACAGATGAGATGCGTTCAGTAATGAtgttaaagaaaacaaactagCACAAGGAAGAAGATGTTTCACCTTCATCCAGAGCGTTGCCAGCCACCTTCTCCTGATCGCTGTTGGAGTGGCCCAGCAAGTCAAAGCCTTTGTCCGACAGGAAGTCGATCAGTGAGTGCCTCGGATCGGACGATTTCTCATCTGTCAAGCTGTCCTTATCTCGATCTGCAGGCGCAAAAGATGGGAGGAtcgaaccaaaacaaaaaactacaacAATGCGGACTGTCAGTGGAGTGTCAAGCTGATAAAACGCTGTCTCACCGCCGCTATTTTTCAAACCTCCGTTCTCTGTGGGGCTCAGGGGAGCTGTCAGCCTGACAAGAGAGAGAAGGGGCCACTTTCAGATGACTGATGGATCGacatacacgcacgcacgcacgcacgcacgcacgcacgcacgcacgcacacacacacacacacacacacacacacacacacacacacacacacacacacacagacacagacacagacacagttACCCTGAGTGACTGAATGGAGCCCCTCCGCTTCCAGGAGGCAGCGTCAGCCTCATGGGCGCTCCACTCTTCTTCAGATCATCCACTGCCGACTTGATCACATTAGTCCACCTGTTAAAAagacacacgcgcacgcacacacacacacacacacacacacatacagtgttcTTTTAGAAAGAGTTTTACTATTTTCAAGATGTGTTATTgagagtggttaacttcttttgacACCTGTTTACGCAATaagattggggggggggcagtcaTTATCACTGAGTGTGACtgagctttgtgtttttttgttttactagtTAAATATTTGTGGTTCATTTCcttttacgcttgtatgacagttaagcatgttaaaaaaaaataagacgtGTTGCTACTCACCTTCGCATTAAACTTAAGACTGAGAGTGACTCAGTTGTGCGCGTGTTTTACTTAGGTTTTAATATctatggttaacttctttttacacttataacaaaataaagccTCACCTTATATTTACATGAAAGATAACTGTTTTATTGTTTCACTAATTGTGGTGGTTAACTTATTGTTACACTTATGTGACTGTTACTTGTTTTGGCCTAATAGATTGTTCTGATGGCAAAGTGAGGGCACACGAAGACGGCGGCTCACATGCTCGTGCATGGGCTCTGACTTTCTTTTCGATGCCAACTTATTTCCTAGCTTATTCGACATATTttaatgttgcatttttttccatgcttactgtaaatacagaataaagtttacTTCTCcgtaaagtgtgtgtaaaggttAACGGCCACCATTAAAGTCagctcacatttctgcaaaagaGTGCACGGACAATAAAGGGCATGTTCGTTTTACAAAATTGGGAGAATCCACAATGTACATTTCAAATTCCAAGTGCGGCcaggggggccatttgcggctcacAGCTCATTGTTATTTTATCAAATTTTTTTATTCCTGAAAATTGGGAGGGCCGGGGGTATgtcttcttgttaaaatactacTATAAAATTTATCTGCACAGTcaacaaaatgttttctgggggtgacagtttgaccccggAACCGATTAGTTCTAtctccattatttcctatgggagaaATTGTTTCACACACTCACAATTTCCTCTCGCCAACAGACTGAGCGACAAGCTCATAGATCTGAGCGCCGCTGTCCCAGGTGAATATCACGTAAAAGGCCTTTCGATCTGGAAAGTAACGTACATGAGAGCGAGATTTGGATGCCACACcgtgatgctgtgtgtgtgtgtgttgctaacCTGTGGCCACCTCGCGTAGGAAAACAGAGTCCAGCTTGATGATGGGACTCAGCATCTGCTTGCCCTCCTGTACCGCGATGTTGCTCTTGCTCTGACACTTGAGGACCATCTTGTCATCCTGCCTCTGCAGGAGAACCAGCAGGTCTCCCAGCAGGACACACTGGACCTCTGGATAGGACACAGCAACGTGACAAAACACAGTGAATACTACAACTATGAGAACAGCACTATAGGGCATTTTTGTCTGGACACAGTAAAATGTGACATGAGACATGACATGCTAAAGTCTTAAGCCACCCTTGGAAGTGTTGTTTTTGGGAGGGTATAATGACCAAACCGGCATGTATAATTAGATTCTCATAGTagagacctccgccaaggccgaACTGTTAACAAAAGGGACAAAAATATTGTGGATCGTTGTATTTGTGCTTGATTGTCCATCTGCTTGTTAGCtggcaggctacttcctggtttatgGAGAATGACAAACACACAGCTACTCCCATTATGATTCTGGCGGTTTGAAGGGATTCCTGTACTTGCAACAAAATGAGGAGCACCAAGCTTTTCATAGAAATCAATCCACAAATCCATATTTTGTCCATAATCCCCCTAACTGTCTGTGTCCTACTTTTGACTGCTGCATTAAAACACCTCAGCTAGTACTATCTGCAATGTGTGCATTTACCAAAAGCCTTCTCCTTGGTAACCTTCCAAGTCAGAGGACCTTCATACAGCATCTTCTTCTGTGTCAGGTCGATGTTCTAGCAAAGGCAGATGGAGGATAATGAATTAGACATCTCTTCTaagaacaataacaataactagAATGAGGAAGAGATGATTTCTTTGTGTGTTAGCGTAACAGCACTACCTTATATTCAGTGTAAAGCTCATTACTGGGCTTGAGTCCTGATGTGTCTAGTCTACGCTGGTAGTCCTTCAGAATCTgcacaaagagaaaaaagaagtAGAAGTTTTTCCTTAAATAACACTAAAAAGtaccctatcccagctgacttcgggcgagtggCGGGGTACACACCAAAGCATACTGTATCATGTTGAGAAATTAGAATTTCTCACCAGGAGGTTCTCCATCACTTTGACCTCCTCGTTGACATGGTTGAGGATCTTTCTGCAGCATTCTGCACTCTGATGGATTCGCTCCTTCTCATTTGGAtcctctgtggtgcagaacaatAAGAAATCTTTAATAGTAATGCCAAGATTGTGGTTGTGTGTCATTTGGAAGTTTCACAAACCCAAGGCCCTCCCAAATCGAGTTGACAAAGTAGAGTGGGGACACACACCTGTGTTTTTAGCAATGTTCTCCAGCAGCAGTGGATACTTTGTGAGCCTCTGCATCTCAAAGGGAATGATGTCCTTCAGTTGAAGCCTCCGGCACTGAGGCTTGCTCTCCGCCTCCTGCCATGAAAGCGTGTTTAGGAACTTGCGACTACTTCTTCTGTCACCTCGTTATGTGTGCGTGGTACCTGGATGAAAGAGTTAAAGCGGGGCTCTTTCTTCTGTCGGCTCTTGATCTGGTCCAGAGCCCACGACTGGTGACTGCAGAAGCGGGCCGTCAGTTTCTGGAACCACTCGCCTTCCGTGCCCTCAAACTGCAACacacaagtaaacaaacaaacaagagtcATCTTATAACTAATGGCTAGAAATGTGTGGTTGTAGACAGCAACCATGTGTAGAACCGGGCATCCTCCAATAGTTCattataccataccataccaaggATGGGCATTATACTACATTAATggattaatgaatgaattaattcatatttattatttttatattattaattaattaatattttgtcttttttttttttttttactattaattCTAGCATAACGTCTgcttccatgccagtgttgAATTGAGCAATAATTTGAATGTCattaaaattcacaaaaatacaactataTAACACTATTTCTTCATATGagagacaaaataaacacataaacgaCATAAAATAATGTGAAAAGAGCAGAGTAACAAAGATTGACGAAAAGAGGTGATGGCTTATGCCTCGTTTACACTAGCACGCcattttgtccccgcagtgacaatgagtaaattggtcgtaAACAGGAGTGAAGGATGTGTAAACTGTGTGGGgccaaaatgttttaattttcaaaatccACACATAACTTCCGTGAACTTGTTGTCAATGCAACGTGAACGTGCACTgcaacctatgtgcaaacaatgcaggCAGTGCGTATCAAAGCGTGCCTTTGCGTGTCTTGAATGGGTACCTTTTTCACCACCTTTTGGAGCAAGacggggggaattctcaagtaatttctgtagcctcttggatcttccttgtaaTTTTCTGTTCATAAGTGATCATAGTACCCAAAGCAATGTCTTTTAGTCAGCAATTCCCgctcccacactgtccgtgcgccttttttttttctagtttattgcctccttcctgctttttGCACAATTTCTGCAGCTGCGAGAAAATATAACCCtacctttcttttttgcatgagcttcttctctggagtgcagtatcttgtaggtcccttgccaTGCGGGACCCAACgagaccaaataatgccaggaCAGCTTCACGAATGCGGGAAATGGTGGTGACAATGCCTACCCATGCCGGAACAATGCGCGTCGCACGTACTATTGTTGTGCACTAGACGTCAgcagtacttgacaaggtgtaaataagtcatgcAGGAGTGTGGTAATTTTGTGCCAATGGGCACCATTTTTGGTCACGAATTGCGTGCCAAGTGCATAATTTACGTGTAAACAGAACCCAAACAGtgtgcaaactagtcttcacacTTTTCTGGCtttgcataaattaaaaaaataaatgacacgcattgccatgGGATAATgtggaggcaaaatgcgtgcaagtgtaaacgccaCTTTATTCTGTTGAGTactgtaaaacattttaaatgttaaattttAAACTTTAGTATGAGGgaccaaataaatacatgtataactgacaaaaaaaaatgtaaacatttaaaaaaatcgagGTTGACGAAAGAGCAGCAAAGAAGAAAGACTGTAATGGCTCACTCTGTTGAGTACTGTGGTGCTGATGGACTTGACGATAAAGTTGTCCTCCAGACGCAGTTTCTTCAGGTTCTCGTAGAAGTGATCtacacaaaagacaaaaataagatttATTGATATGTTCAAAGAAATTGCATGTTTGTGACTTGAGACACACTCACAGTGCATTTCAATGATCTCATCCAGGTTGGGGAAGATGGCAGCCAG
It contains:
- the arhgef1b gene encoding rho guanine nucleotide exchange factor 1b isoform X4, giving the protein MSIIGAEDEDFENDLNDVVEDQCKCFSSIELLKDRPTHLLVFMQHVILQFDPAPLLCYLHADLLKNLNAKETKKQFVEFYNTFMDKGAILRVTLPPVMALELDRTRPDMLSEDVQRRFAYEVQFMQAVEVAKQLEDFRQKRMMGMTPNEAELIDVENHYPTDRIPMEMKEKSVAENLLDKMSETQPTIVSDEEKCQSIFSAVAYYMKHLGVKTRAVDSKKSRGGFFRRQLVKNKKDESTKTKPRGGFPGIPSWIAGTPEIKPKMEAEAEKGSQERKGPAPSRGSFVDPVAPSLPSRKSGSSGGSTPLPTLEITDGSGGNASISNSPESLHSDGFSSNRLEPPILSDRGDVSPVGLGGSLATGEPFSTSDVLAEETLEKDSNEGPVQVPEGSGSSPASPAPQPEEMEPRLLEFEQDPPNWRELASQEALSSLSKKETKRQEVINELFATEHAHVRMLSVLQMIFSKPLEREELLTATELAAIFPNLDEIIEMHYHFYENLKKLRLEDNFIVKSISTTVLNRFEGTEGEWFQKLTARFCSHQSWALDQIKSRQKKEPRFNSFIQEAESKPQCRRLQLKDIIPFEMQRLTKYPLLLENIAKNTEDPNEKERIHQSAECCRKILNHVNEEVKVMENLLILKDYQRRLDTSGLKPSNELYTEYKNIDLTQKKMLYEGPLTWKVTKEKAFEVQCVLLGDLLVLLQRQDDKMVLKCQSKSNIAVQEGKQMLSPIIKLDSVFLREVATDRKAFYVIFTWDSGAQIYELVAQSVGERKLWTNVIKSAVDDLKKSGAPMRLTLPPGSGGAPFSHSGLTAPLSPTENGGLKNSGDRDKDSLTDEKSSDPRHSLIDFLSDKGFDLLGHSNSDQEKVAGNALDEVTVLKRLLVGSISLSEDSQPDDENGDEPSLEMDSCQSTEEGQITEQGLEEEKEGGGVKADEDSLTSESARLVLSHERMAEVCRRLLSLEEQIKRLQTVEEEHHRLQEALSKFSLEGGNFA
- the arhgef1b gene encoding rho guanine nucleotide exchange factor 1b isoform X5, with product MLLKRKRPTIVSDEEKCQSIFSAVAYYMKHLGVKTRAVDSKKSRGGFFRRQLVKNKKDESTKTKPRGGFPGIPSWIAGTPEIKPKMEAEAEKGSQERKGPAPSRGSFVDPVAPSLPSRKSGSSGGSTPLPTLEITDGSGGNASISNSPESLHSDGFSSNRLEPPILSDRGDVSPVGLGGSLATGEPFSTSDVLAEETLEKDRRKTSKKVTRSESARMDRHPSRRRGSSRAKQSRSRSDVDLQLPSTMSTIAAALNPHSNEGPVQVPEGSGSSPASPAPQPEEMEPRLLEFEQDPPNWRELASQEALSSLSKKETKRQEVINELFATEHAHVRMLSVLQMIFSKPLEREELLTATELAAIFPNLDEIIEMHYHFYENLKKLRLEDNFIVKSISTTVLNRFEGTEGEWFQKLTARFCSHQSWALDQIKSRQKKEPRFNSFIQEAESKPQCRRLQLKDIIPFEMQRLTKYPLLLENIAKNTEDPNEKERIHQSAECCRKILNHVNEEVKVMENLLILKDYQRRLDTSGLKPSNELYTEYKNIDLTQKKMLYEGPLTWKVTKEKAFEVQCVLLGDLLVLLQRQDDKMVLKCQSKSNIAVQEGKQMLSPIIKLDSVFLREVATDRKAFYVIFTWDSGAQIYELVAQSVGERKLWTNVIKSAVDDLKKSGAPMRLTLPPGSGGAPFSHSGLTAPLSPTENGGLKNSGDRDKDSLTDEKSSDPRHSLIDFLSDKGFDLLGHSNSDQEKVAGNALDEVTVLKRLLVGSISLSEDSQPDDENGDEPSLEMDSCQSTEEGQITEQGLEEEKEGGGVKADEDSLTSESARLVLSHERMAEVCRRLLSLEEQIKRLQTVEEEHHRLQEALSKFSLEGGNFA